In one Bdellovibrionota bacterium genomic region, the following are encoded:
- a CDS encoding phosphatidylserine/phosphatidylglycerophosphate/cardiolipin synthase family protein gives MKALMVLFALIIASPFAHADRARLLADDKEALQARVDLIQQAKSEIYVEYFSVWKDDQSIAGISLLLDAARRGVKVKMVIDALANKIPKAYFATMIEQGTDAKGNVNIEFRLYNPFTLNLHKLTRRDHSKLLIVDGEKMITGGRNVGDKYFGFGKKRNFKDLDIILDGPAVQAARADFLAVFKSKIVKNPIFERNLPAKVALEVCEQQLDRDQQLCEKRKKFTLKLYDEALQRLEISLGKIIDGTHEQFVQSNTGNDWLADRPDNSDIEFLSHKPDELVTKKTAYMSHALMKIANTAEKELNIMSPYLIPTKEVLAIMQELIFRGVKIRMVTNSVLSTDNFFAQAAYLAVKKSMIDMGVEIYEYNGPDTAHGKAFVIDNKIAFVGSFNLDPRSLFLNREVGVVIRNSPELVNELNAEIESFRQDSLLVAQDGRAQNEEEQAARLKSLLSKGKKALLALIKLFVPVFKNQVY, from the coding sequence ATGAAAGCCTTAATGGTACTTTTTGCCCTGATTATTGCTTCACCTTTTGCACATGCCGACAGAGCTAGACTTCTAGCCGATGACAAAGAAGCTCTGCAAGCTAGAGTTGATCTTATTCAACAAGCCAAATCAGAAATCTATGTGGAATACTTTTCTGTTTGGAAAGACGATCAATCCATCGCCGGTATTTCTCTACTTTTAGATGCCGCTAGACGTGGCGTAAAAGTAAAAATGGTAATCGATGCCTTAGCGAATAAAATCCCAAAAGCTTACTTTGCAACGATGATAGAACAGGGAACAGACGCTAAAGGAAATGTGAACATCGAGTTCAGACTTTATAATCCCTTCACTTTAAACCTTCACAAACTAACAAGAAGAGATCATTCCAAACTATTGATCGTAGATGGTGAGAAGATGATCACGGGCGGAAGAAACGTGGGTGATAAATACTTTGGCTTCGGTAAGAAAAGAAACTTCAAAGATCTAGATATAATACTTGATGGTCCTGCAGTTCAGGCAGCCAGAGCGGACTTCTTAGCGGTATTCAAAAGCAAGATCGTTAAAAATCCAATTTTTGAAAGAAATCTTCCCGCAAAAGTAGCTTTAGAAGTCTGTGAACAGCAATTGGATAGAGATCAACAGCTATGCGAAAAAAGAAAGAAATTCACTCTTAAACTTTACGACGAAGCTCTTCAACGTTTAGAAATTTCTTTAGGTAAAATTATTGATGGAACCCACGAACAATTTGTGCAATCCAATACGGGCAACGATTGGCTCGCAGATCGTCCCGACAATTCTGATATTGAATTCCTCTCTCACAAGCCGGACGAGTTGGTAACCAAAAAAACAGCATACATGAGCCACGCGCTGATGAAAATTGCAAATACGGCCGAAAAAGAATTGAACATCATGTCTCCGTACCTCATTCCTACAAAGGAAGTTCTAGCCATCATGCAAGAGTTGATCTTCCGTGGAGTTAAGATCCGCATGGTGACAAATTCTGTTCTTTCTACCGATAACTTCTTTGCCCAAGCCGCATATCTTGCCGTAAAAAAATCTATGATTGATATGGGCGTGGAAATTTATGAATACAATGGACCCGACACCGCACACGGAAAAGCTTTTGTGATAGACAATAAAATTGCTTTCGTTGGCTCTTTCAATCTAGATCCAAGATCTTTGTTCTTAAATAGAGAAGTGGGAGTGGTGATCAGAAATAGTCCCGAATTAGTGAATGAATTGAATGCGGAAATTGAATCCTTCCGCCAAGACTCCTTACTTGTCGCTCAAGATGGTCGCGCGCAAAACGAAGAAGAACAAGCCGCCCGACTCAAAAGCTTATTAAGTAAAGGCAAGAAAGCTCTATTAGCCCTTATTAAACTTTTTGTTCCGGTATTTAAAAATCAAGTTTACTAA
- a CDS encoding LysR family transcriptional regulator: MINKVINFDPNLIRLLPTIVAVAESKNFKDAASKLKISQPAITQQMRTLENALDIPLMKTVGKKKILTPFGNEVYLSAKQHLNQLMASMGMVQNKFSDPTQRVLRIGARAEILEFILPQLSFPGKFHCAMLSAAEASKKILEGELDLAVTHERPESSELFSKVAFESRPVFAVHKNLLKKTKGKPTSDFFKNVPHLIYRKDAHFLEVMLQSFDFNAKTLDYKVLCEDWGVIRSLIVAQQGFSIVPVYVSSTFPADIETIELPKKELKNFTYYFLFRRENKTEILELIKAYHAKLSVSN; this comes from the coding sequence ATGATAAATAAAGTAATCAATTTTGATCCTAACTTAATCCGCCTTCTTCCTACAATCGTAGCGGTTGCGGAATCTAAAAACTTTAAAGATGCCGCCAGCAAACTCAAAATATCCCAACCCGCTATAACCCAACAAATGCGAACTCTGGAAAACGCATTGGACATTCCATTGATGAAAACCGTGGGTAAAAAAAAGATTTTAACACCTTTTGGAAATGAGGTTTATCTTTCCGCTAAGCAACATCTCAATCAACTCATGGCATCTATGGGAATGGTGCAAAATAAATTCAGCGATCCGACCCAAAGAGTTTTACGAATAGGCGCAAGAGCAGAAATTCTAGAATTTATTCTCCCTCAATTATCTTTCCCTGGAAAATTCCACTGTGCGATGCTATCTGCCGCTGAAGCTTCTAAAAAAATATTAGAAGGAGAATTGGATCTAGCAGTAACTCATGAAAGACCTGAATCCTCTGAACTTTTTTCTAAAGTTGCCTTTGAAAGTCGCCCTGTATTTGCAGTCCATAAAAATTTACTTAAGAAAACCAAAGGAAAACCAACCAGCGATTTTTTTAAAAATGTACCTCATCTAATTTACAGAAAAGACGCACATTTTCTAGAAGTGATGCTTCAAAGTTTTGATTTCAATGCGAAAACTTTAGACTACAAAGTCCTTTGTGAAGATTGGGGCGTCATTCGATCTCTTATCGTGGCCCAGCAGGGATTCTCTATAGTACCCGTCTATGTTTCTTCGACCTTCCCAGCAGATATTGAAACTATAGAACTTCCAAAAAAAGAACTTAAAAATTTTACTTATTATTTTCTTTTTAGAAGAGAGAATAAGACAGAAATTTTAGAGCTTATAAAAGCATATCATGCTAAATTGTCCGTGAGTAATTGA
- a CDS encoding trypsin-like peptidase domain-containing protein, protein MSFISISKFKSLALIFVFTVVTSNAFAFPLPRGNQQELSIRSTKAFKFLNDLEAQKYNFEGIVKLSNCSGSLIRYENSKETDLALILTNGHCLDLDQGFLDPGQVIYNQPMERSFGLYNASAEIVGRLTSTHIVYGTMTLTDMSIYRLNETYADIKAKYNVSPLVLSSNKASPADPIEVISGYWKKGYSCSIEKFVGTLLEDAWTFKDSIRYTEPGCDTIGGTSGSPIINPVTRQVVGVNNTSNEDGQVCTMNNPCEVDENGNKKAYQGISYGQQTYWVYSCLTEANEINLLKEGCLLPR, encoded by the coding sequence ATGTCGTTTATTTCTATTTCCAAATTTAAATCACTAGCATTAATTTTCGTTTTTACAGTAGTTACATCCAATGCATTTGCGTTTCCACTTCCAAGAGGAAATCAGCAAGAGCTTTCAATTAGAAGTACAAAAGCCTTTAAATTCTTAAATGATCTAGAAGCTCAGAAGTACAATTTCGAAGGTATCGTGAAACTTTCAAATTGTTCAGGCAGCCTGATCAGATATGAGAACTCTAAAGAAACAGACCTCGCACTTATTCTCACAAATGGACATTGTTTAGATTTAGATCAAGGGTTCTTAGATCCAGGACAAGTTATTTATAACCAGCCAATGGAAAGATCTTTTGGCCTTTACAATGCTTCTGCAGAAATTGTTGGAAGATTGACTTCGACTCATATCGTTTATGGAACAATGACTTTAACAGACATGTCGATTTACAGACTCAACGAAACGTATGCAGACATTAAAGCAAAGTACAACGTAAGCCCGCTTGTTCTTTCTTCAAATAAAGCAAGCCCCGCTGATCCTATTGAAGTGATTTCTGGCTACTGGAAAAAAGGCTACTCTTGCTCTATCGAAAAATTCGTTGGAACTCTTTTAGAAGACGCTTGGACATTTAAGGATTCGATCCGGTACACAGAACCAGGTTGCGACACTATCGGCGGAACCTCTGGATCACCAATCATTAATCCAGTTACAAGACAAGTTGTTGGCGTTAACAACACTAGCAATGAAGATGGACAAGTTTGCACAATGAACAATCCCTGTGAAGTTGATGAAAACGGAAACAAAAAAGCTTACCAAGGTATTTCTTACGGACAACAAACTTACTGGGTTTACTCTTGCTTAACCGAAGCAAACGAAATCAACCTTTTAAAAGAAGGCTGCTTACTGCCTCGCTAA
- a CDS encoding SRPBCC domain-containing protein, whose product MNNERFKSDDGGIVTTFKTSRKILATVEEVFGAFHPERLARWWGPAGFTNTFNTCELKNGGRWSFVMHGPDGKNYQNESVFAEVEAPTKIVIQHISEPKFRLTITLEPSTEGTTVFWAQAFENSEVARRVEHIVVPSNEENLERLSAEVLKGSNG is encoded by the coding sequence ATGAATAATGAAAGGTTCAAATCAGATGATGGAGGTATCGTGACCACATTCAAGACATCTCGTAAAATTTTGGCAACAGTTGAGGAAGTTTTTGGTGCTTTTCATCCTGAACGTTTAGCACGATGGTGGGGGCCCGCTGGTTTTACCAATACTTTTAATACCTGTGAATTGAAAAATGGAGGACGTTGGTCATTCGTCATGCACGGACCCGACGGCAAAAACTATCAAAATGAAAGTGTATTTGCAGAAGTAGAAGCACCCACGAAAATAGTTATTCAGCATATCTCTGAACCAAAGTTTCGCCTAACAATCACTCTTGAGCCTTCGACAGAAGGAACTACTGTATTTTGGGCTCAGGCATTTGAAAACTCAGAAGTTGCACGTCGTGTTGAGCATATTGTCGTTCCATCCAATGAAGAAAATCTTGAGCGCCTGTCAGCGGAAGTTCTTAAAGGCTCCAATGGATGA
- a CDS encoding LemA family protein, with product MKNLSILIICLLMTAFLSGCGVQSIPQQKNAVDASLSEITNQYKRRADLIPNLVSVVKGYAKHEKETLEGVVEARAKATQVTIDPSKVSSEDLVKYQQAQGQLSQALGRLLMVSENYPQLKADANFRDLQAQLEGTENRITVARQRYIESIKEFNNLVTVPPYSWTNSLFYHHEKMPQWDVTAEEKTTIEKAPEVKM from the coding sequence GTGAAAAATCTTAGTATTTTAATTATCTGTTTATTAATGACTGCATTTTTATCTGGATGTGGAGTGCAATCTATTCCTCAGCAAAAAAATGCGGTGGATGCTTCGCTGTCTGAAATTACAAATCAGTATAAAAGAAGAGCTGATCTTATTCCAAATTTAGTTTCAGTGGTTAAAGGATATGCAAAACACGAAAAAGAAACTTTAGAAGGTGTTGTAGAGGCTAGAGCCAAGGCTACCCAAGTTACAATCGATCCTTCTAAAGTAAGTTCTGAAGATTTAGTAAAATATCAGCAAGCTCAAGGACAGTTGTCTCAGGCGTTGGGTCGTTTATTGATGGTTTCAGAAAATTATCCACAACTTAAGGCAGATGCAAATTTCAGAGATCTTCAAGCTCAACTTGAGGGAACTGAAAATAGAATCACAGTGGCCAGACAAAGATACATAGAATCCATCAAAGAATTTAACAACCTCGTAACAGTTCCTCCTTACAGTTGGACAAATTCACTTTTTTATCATCACGAAAAAATGCCTCAGTGGGATGTGACGGCAGAAGAGAAAACTACAATTGAGAAAGCTCCAGAAGTAAAAATGTAA
- a CDS encoding TPM domain-containing protein — protein MKAFFLVFLFSISAFAFKVPNLTGPVVDQAKVINYDDEKLASGIIRKLYDSGQAQLVLVTIPSLEGQTIEQIGIKIADQWKLGSKDKDNGILLIAAVEDRAVRIEVGQGLEGTIPDATANRIIEDIIIPTIRSSNLSSGLITGVAAIAQKIDPTIIQHSNKNAFNRNRLSGRDIGGGFGFLFFVIIILIIKFLSFITGGRIGGSRRYRGSHWGGGGGFGGGFGGSGGFGGGGGGFSGGGASGRW, from the coding sequence ATGAAAGCTTTCTTTTTAGTTTTTTTATTTTCAATCAGTGCTTTTGCTTTTAAAGTTCCAAACCTTACGGGACCTGTTGTTGATCAAGCTAAAGTTATCAATTACGATGACGAGAAACTTGCTTCAGGAATCATTCGAAAACTCTATGATTCTGGGCAAGCGCAGTTGGTCTTAGTTACGATTCCTTCACTGGAAGGTCAGACGATTGAGCAAATTGGAATTAAAATTGCTGATCAATGGAAATTGGGATCAAAAGACAAGGACAATGGCATTCTTCTTATAGCAGCAGTTGAAGACAGAGCCGTACGTATTGAGGTAGGTCAGGGCTTAGAGGGCACGATCCCAGATGCCACGGCCAATAGAATCATTGAAGATATCATTATTCCTACAATTCGCAGTTCAAATTTATCTAGTGGCTTAATAACTGGTGTGGCCGCCATTGCACAAAAAATAGATCCAACCATCATTCAGCATTCTAATAAAAATGCTTTTAACCGCAATCGTTTATCGGGAAGAGATATTGGTGGTGGATTTGGATTTTTATTTTTTGTAATTATCATTCTCATCATTAAATTTTTAAGCTTCATCACAGGTGGAAGAATTGGTGGCAGCAGAAGGTACCGTGGTTCACATTGGGGTGGCGGCGGAGGTTTTGGTGGTGGATTTGGAGGAAGCGGTGGCTTTGGCGGCGGTGGAGGCGGCTTCAGCGGTGGCGGCGCAAGCGGTAGATGGTAG
- a CDS encoding tryptophan--tRNA ligase, with the protein MADKVVLTGVKPTGKVHIGNYIGAIRPALSHAQHFTQSLFFIADYHALTTIPDPKELKELTYDVAASWIAAGLDPKKNIIYRQSDVHEVFEIFWILSCFSPKGLMNRAHAYKARVQENEQEGKSDLDSGVNMGLYNYPILMASDILSFDTDLVPVGEDQIQHLEIARDLAQKVNHTYKTQVLKVPEFSVQKDAKIVPGLDGRKMSKSYDNTIPMFMDSAKMRKLVMKIKTDSLPPEAPKSTNDSVIFTLYKEFANPTQIKDLAMKYETGIGWGDAKQLLFEAMDAHLAPMRDKYLALMSDKTELDSILAEGAERARLQARAVLKRVRQSIGMN; encoded by the coding sequence ATGGCAGATAAAGTTGTACTGACAGGAGTTAAACCCACAGGGAAAGTTCATATTGGGAATTATATTGGAGCAATTCGACCAGCTTTAAGTCACGCCCAACATTTTACCCAATCTTTATTTTTCATTGCTGATTACCATGCTCTCACAACCATTCCAGATCCAAAAGAACTGAAAGAGCTCACTTATGATGTGGCCGCATCGTGGATAGCCGCTGGCCTTGATCCGAAGAAAAATATTATTTATCGCCAATCCGATGTCCATGAAGTTTTCGAAATCTTCTGGATCCTTTCGTGTTTTTCACCCAAAGGTTTGATGAATAGAGCTCATGCGTACAAAGCGCGCGTGCAGGAAAACGAACAAGAAGGAAAATCGGATTTAGATTCTGGCGTGAATATGGGTCTTTATAATTATCCTATTTTGATGGCGAGTGATATTTTGAGCTTCGACACAGATTTAGTTCCGGTAGGCGAGGATCAGATCCAGCATCTAGAGATCGCAAGAGATCTCGCGCAAAAAGTAAATCACACTTACAAAACTCAAGTTTTAAAAGTTCCAGAATTTTCTGTTCAAAAAGACGCAAAAATAGTTCCAGGATTGGATGGCAGAAAAATGTCTAAGAGCTACGACAATACGATTCCAATGTTTATGGACTCCGCAAAGATGAGAAAGCTCGTCATGAAAATCAAAACGGATTCCTTGCCTCCAGAAGCTCCAAAATCTACAAATGATTCTGTGATCTTCACTTTGTATAAAGAATTTGCAAATCCCACGCAGATCAAAGACCTTGCCATGAAGTATGAAACAGGAATCGGGTGGGGAGATGCAAAACAACTTCTCTTTGAAGCCATGGATGCGCATCTTGCACCGATGAGAGATAAGTATTTAGCGCTCATGTCGGACAAAACTGAGCTTGATAGCATCCTGGCAGAAGGTGCAGAGCGAGCTAGACTTCAGGCGAGAGCAGTTCTAAAAAGAGTCAGACAATCTATCGGAATGAATTAG
- a CDS encoding FAD-dependent oxidoreductase codes for MTQHNSDINSGTKKVDVLVLGAGIVGVSVARELQSKGRKVTLIDKVNPGLGCSYGNAGWITPCFAMPLPQPGMFWKSMKWMLDPESPLYIKPQPSMILFQWLFHFMKNMNGKKMNQSIDVLTEISKDSLNFYSKLNERNPQKFDFQNKGLLMVSGTPSGVQAAHEELDLMATRGIAGKKMSAEEIVNFEPSLRPEMIKGGVYFTGEAHAEPLDTVKTILKEFEDLGGYTQGNTEVYDFEFEGNKIKKVLTTRGTFEADLVVFALGSWSEGIGKKLNTSIPIMGGKGYSLIVKDTSLTPGTKPLHPIMIIERKIAVTPRKDSVRLAGTLELVKIDFAITTRRVNAIIKGSKEYLKLPPQFEIEELWRGLRPCTPDGVPIIGFSKKWSNLFYCTGHQMLGLQSAPGSARLAGELIYGEKPYVDPKPFEADRF; via the coding sequence ATGACACAGCATAATTCAGACATAAATTCAGGTACAAAAAAAGTCGACGTATTGGTATTGGGCGCAGGTATTGTTGGAGTATCGGTTGCTAGAGAGCTTCAATCCAAGGGTAGAAAAGTAACTCTGATTGATAAAGTTAACCCAGGACTTGGTTGCTCTTATGGAAATGCAGGGTGGATCACTCCATGTTTTGCGATGCCACTTCCGCAGCCTGGAATGTTCTGGAAATCCATGAAGTGGATGCTAGATCCAGAGAGTCCACTTTACATTAAACCTCAGCCCAGCATGATTTTGTTTCAATGGCTTTTTCATTTTATGAAAAACATGAACGGTAAGAAAATGAATCAGTCGATTGACGTTCTTACAGAAATTTCAAAAGACAGTTTAAATTTTTATTCCAAGTTGAATGAAAGAAATCCCCAAAAATTTGATTTCCAAAATAAAGGTCTACTCATGGTGAGCGGAACTCCATCGGGTGTTCAGGCTGCGCATGAAGAGCTAGACCTAATGGCTACACGTGGAATTGCAGGCAAAAAAATGTCCGCAGAAGAGATTGTAAATTTCGAACCTTCACTTAGACCTGAAATGATTAAAGGTGGAGTTTACTTTACGGGTGAAGCTCACGCAGAGCCACTAGACACAGTAAAAACTATCCTTAAAGAATTTGAAGACTTAGGTGGATACACTCAAGGAAACACTGAAGTTTATGATTTTGAGTTCGAAGGAAATAAAATCAAGAAAGTATTAACCACAAGAGGAACTTTTGAAGCTGACCTCGTTGTTTTTGCTTTAGGGAGCTGGTCTGAAGGTATCGGCAAGAAGCTGAACACAAGTATTCCGATCATGGGCGGAAAAGGCTATAGCTTAATTGTTAAAGATACTAGTTTAACTCCTGGAACTAAGCCTCTACATCCAATCATGATTATTGAAAGAAAGATTGCAGTAACTCCGAGAAAAGATTCTGTGCGTTTGGCAGGAACTCTAGAGCTTGTGAAAATTGATTTCGCTATCACGACAAGAAGAGTGAATGCGATCATTAAAGGCTCAAAAGAATATTTAAAGCTTCCGCCACAATTTGAAATCGAAGAGTTGTGGAGAGGCTTAAGACCTTGCACTCCAGATGGAGTTCCAATCATTGGATTTTCTAAGAAATGGAGCAATTTATTTTATTGTACAGGTCATCAAATGTTGGGCTTACAATCCGCTCCAGGGTCGGCGAGACTTGCAGGTGAGTTGATCTATGGTGAAAAACCATATGTAGATCCAAAACCATTCGAGGCAGACCGCTTCTGA
- a CDS encoding phosphatase PAP2 family protein, whose translation MKFITYTAVGRVWFGTAIALNTLNYLNVQLIDQQTIFLKALFAPLLAWIFGHAIKKYFKRKRPFQCISNYTSLVGSPLDDSFPSLHAGSTFSFFVALLIWQHPLAYWIGIWALLASFSRLYLGVHFLSDLLGGLLLGVLCGSLIYLILFYSKN comes from the coding sequence TTGAAATTCATAACATATACAGCTGTAGGACGTGTTTGGTTTGGTACTGCAATAGCATTAAATACTTTAAATTACCTGAACGTTCAATTGATTGATCAACAAACTATTTTTCTTAAAGCTTTATTTGCTCCACTACTGGCATGGATTTTTGGTCATGCAATTAAAAAATACTTCAAAAGAAAACGTCCGTTTCAGTGTATATCGAATTACACTTCCCTAGTTGGATCTCCTCTCGATGATTCTTTCCCCTCGCTTCATGCCGGATCCACCTTCTCATTTTTTGTGGCCTTATTAATATGGCAACATCCTTTAGCTTATTGGATCGGAATTTGGGCTTTGTTAGCTAGTTTCTCAAGGTTGTATCTCGGCGTTCATTTTTTAAGTGATCTTTTGGGAGGCCTACTTCTTGGTGTTCTTTGCGGAAGTCTTATATATCTAATCCTCTTCTACTCAAAAAATTGA
- a CDS encoding DUF4105 domain-containing protein: MLLAQFTWAESDLEKFANSSQWQRLYQYKNKKSKIQSEIFFFAKEGMTNPLRELESSISAFHDTKILYGTLQIPAACAFPARKKIIEKNLKIKFPEIKCKDLDSWIEQINADKLAIDFAGAYSGNPASIFGHTFFRFYKDGLTREGHELLSHAVGFLAVSPPEDSRAMYMIRGLTGQYPGYYQIEPFYMKVGIYNNSESRDIWEQKLNLTPEEVNFSLLLLWEYSFNAKIPYYFIDENCSYRLLSLLEVVRPEANLLDKFSPVVLPADTVRILLAEGLAEREPKFRSSILRRLNKKLEKLNSEDKKQFEKSKKSIEYLQAVDNAKILDALIDHWTYTNYRAQTDLDESDSKLMEETFLKRSRLPELSLKMDDEELKKNENLIPPYLGHKTSSITILGGGQELTGENRSHGRLSYRMGAHSLTDSQQGYEDIAAIDYLGFDIETQEVWRALLVDAKSIEPLNNPEKKWSWLANIFLENEEKHKYLSDTRLVLRGGGGGALGFSLGKLYFIPAVFSEFWVDSEVDAVLGIGFESGVIFHFNDTSIWINNESNWNRLGYESVSKMNFSYHIKLNHTIFAEYALEDFNRPNNNLNSKIGLVGYKIYL, from the coding sequence ATGCTTTTGGCTCAATTCACTTGGGCCGAGAGCGATTTGGAAAAATTTGCAAACTCTTCTCAATGGCAACGGCTTTATCAATATAAAAATAAAAAAAGTAAAATTCAGTCTGAGATATTCTTTTTTGCCAAAGAAGGCATGACAAATCCATTGAGGGAATTGGAATCTAGTATTTCGGCATTTCATGATACTAAAATTCTTTACGGTACTCTGCAGATACCTGCAGCCTGTGCTTTTCCAGCACGTAAAAAAATAATTGAGAAAAATTTAAAAATAAAGTTTCCTGAAATCAAGTGCAAGGATTTAGACAGTTGGATTGAGCAAATCAATGCAGATAAATTGGCTATCGATTTTGCAGGTGCTTACAGTGGAAATCCCGCATCCATCTTTGGGCATACGTTCTTTCGATTTTATAAAGACGGTTTAACTAGAGAAGGACATGAGCTGCTCAGTCATGCCGTGGGATTCTTGGCCGTATCACCTCCAGAAGATAGCCGGGCAATGTACATGATTCGAGGTCTTACAGGACAATATCCTGGTTATTACCAAATAGAGCCTTTCTATATGAAAGTAGGAATTTATAATAATTCTGAAAGTAGGGATATTTGGGAACAGAAATTGAACTTAACACCGGAAGAAGTGAATTTTTCTTTACTCCTACTCTGGGAGTATAGCTTTAATGCCAAAATTCCTTATTACTTTATTGATGAGAATTGCTCCTATAGACTTTTAAGCCTCTTGGAAGTTGTAAGACCTGAAGCCAATTTACTAGATAAGTTTTCCCCTGTGGTTTTGCCTGCGGATACGGTGAGAATTTTATTGGCGGAGGGCCTTGCAGAGCGTGAGCCCAAATTCCGGTCTTCTATCTTAAGAAGACTCAATAAAAAATTAGAAAAATTAAATTCTGAAGATAAAAAGCAATTTGAAAAATCTAAGAAAAGCATTGAGTATCTCCAGGCTGTAGACAATGCAAAAATTCTAGATGCGCTTATAGATCACTGGACTTACACAAATTATAGAGCGCAGACAGATCTAGATGAGAGTGACTCAAAACTTATGGAGGAAACTTTTTTAAAAAGATCTAGGCTTCCCGAATTGAGCCTAAAAATGGATGATGAAGAATTAAAAAAGAATGAAAATTTAATTCCTCCTTATTTGGGGCATAAGACTTCCTCAATAACTATTCTAGGTGGGGGGCAGGAGTTAACTGGGGAAAATAGATCCCATGGAAGATTAAGTTATCGAATGGGTGCTCATAGTCTCACAGATTCTCAACAAGGTTATGAGGATATCGCTGCTATAGATTATTTGGGTTTTGATATTGAGACACAGGAAGTATGGAGAGCCTTATTGGTGGATGCGAAGTCCATCGAGCCTTTAAATAACCCGGAAAAAAAATGGTCATGGCTTGCGAATATTTTTTTAGAAAATGAGGAAAAGCATAAGTATTTAAGCGACACGCGTTTGGTCCTTAGGGGTGGGGGAGGCGGAGCTCTGGGATTTTCATTGGGAAAATTATATTTTATCCCGGCAGTCTTTTCTGAGTTTTGGGTAGATTCAGAGGTAGATGCAGTTTTGGGAATTGGTTTCGAATCCGGAGTGATTTTTCATTTCAATGATACAAGTATATGGATAAATAATGAATCCAATTGGAACAGGCTGGGCTATGAGTCAGTGTCGAAGATGAATTTCAGTTATCACATTAAGTTGAATCATACGATATTTGCTGAGTACGCATTGGAGGATTTTAATAGGCCTAACAATAACTTGAATTCAAAAATAGGATTGGTGGGATACAAGATTTATCTCTGA
- a CDS encoding DUF3015 family protein yields the protein MKKILATLAMGICLFGSQGFAADQSSGCGPGWYLFKDTSLVSSAFRATTNGILFPVTTIGMTVGTSNCSQHKLVKKEMETLHFATMNYYELKGEVAKGNGAYLSAFAETMGCNSKSQALLNSELKNNYKNLFPQGKANPEGTLLEVYKTIFRNQSLTSQCLSLG from the coding sequence ATGAAAAAAATATTGGCTACTTTAGCTATGGGGATTTGTTTATTTGGATCTCAGGGGTTTGCAGCAGACCAGAGTTCTGGTTGCGGGCCGGGTTGGTATCTTTTTAAAGATACATCTTTGGTGTCTTCAGCATTCCGTGCAACTACAAACGGAATCCTATTTCCAGTAACAACTATCGGTATGACCGTAGGGACTTCCAACTGTTCTCAACATAAACTGGTTAAAAAAGAGATGGAAACGCTTCACTTCGCTACTATGAATTACTATGAACTAAAAGGTGAAGTAGCGAAAGGAAATGGCGCATATCTTTCAGCTTTTGCCGAAACTATGGGTTGCAACTCTAAGTCTCAGGCACTTTTAAATTCGGAACTCAAAAACAATTACAAAAACTTGTTTCCACAAGGGAAAGCAAATCCAGAAGGCACATTGTTAGAGGTCTATAAAACTATTTTCCGCAATCAAAGCTTAACTAGTCAGTGCTTAAGCTTAGGCTAA
- a CDS encoding low affinity iron permease family protein — translation MESLFRKFARWASRATGRPITFVLAVFIIIVWGVTGPVFGFSDTWQLIINTGTTIITFLMVFLIQNTQNRDTAALQVKLDELIRVTKGAHNALLDLEELEESELERIRGRYEEIAANARKDIKSGGIDTEICDVKSD, via the coding sequence ATGGAAAGCCTATTCAGAAAATTTGCAAGATGGGCTTCAAGAGCTACGGGTAGGCCGATAACTTTTGTTTTAGCTGTATTTATAATTATAGTTTGGGGAGTGACTGGGCCAGTCTTTGGCTTCAGTGATACTTGGCAGCTCATTATCAATACAGGAACAACCATCATCACATTCTTAATGGTATTCCTCATTCAAAATACTCAGAATAGAGACACGGCAGCACTTCAAGTAAAGCTTGATGAATTGATTCGGGTCACAAAAGGCGCGCACAATGCGCTTCTAGATCTCGAGGAGCTTGAGGAATCTGAGCTTGAGCGTATTCGAGGAAGATATGAAGAAATCGCCGCAAATGCCCGTAAGGACATTAAAAGTGGTGGTATAGATACAGAAATTTGTGACGTGAAAAGCGACTAA